A single Nicotiana tabacum cultivar K326 chromosome 5, ASM71507v2, whole genome shotgun sequence DNA region contains:
- the LOC107804267 gene encoding cytochrome P450 78A5-like → MKPFMLASISLFIFLFIVISYLLFQANPWPFTLATLFSLFLFLLNFWLVPGGFAWRNYIHYQKHKILLGPFSWPLLGFLPQMGSHAHRKLATLATSLGSTRLMIISLGATRVIISSHPDTAKEILCGTSFANRPVKESAKLLMFERAIGFAPYESYWRNLRRIAANLMFSPRRISSFEGLRQLIADNMIEGVVKEMNEIGFVEVRGILRKGSLSNIMESVFGSTLGLEGEKLGLMVKEGYELIGEFNWSDYFPLRFLDFWGTKRRCHKLAAQVNELVGEIVKERRREGELNMKNDFLSLLLSLAKEDQLTDADMVAVLWEMVFRGTDTVAILLEWIMARMVLHQDVQAKAQKEIDTCVGHNKHVRDSDIQNLPYLQAIVKEVLRLHPPGPLLSWARLTIHDTYVDKCFIPAGTTAMVNMWAITHDSTIWEDPWAFKPERLCDKEEDISIMGSDLRLAPFGSGRRVCPGRVLGLATVHLWLARLLQQFKWLPSKPVDLAECLKLSLEMEKPLACRAFSRYDT, encoded by the exons ATGAAGCCCTTCATGCTGGCCAGCATATCCCTCTTCATCTTTTTATTCATAGTTATATCTTACTTACTCTTTCAAGCTAATCCTTGGCCTTTTACTCTTGCAACTCTCTTCTCCCTATTCCTTTTCCTCTTAAACTTTTGGTTAGTGCCAGGAGGGTTTGCATGGAGAAACTATATTCACTATCAAAAACATAAAATACTTCTTGGACCTTTTTCTTGGCCCTTGTTGGGGTTTCTACCTCAAATGGGGTCTCATGCTCATCGGAAGCTCGCCACCCTTGCTACATCATTGGGTTCGACTCGACTCATGATTATAAGCCTAGGTGCTACTCGAGTTATCATCAGTAGTCACCCTGACACTGCGAAGGAAATTCTTTGTGGTACCTCATTTGCAAATCGTCCTGTGAAAGAATCAGCTAAATTGCTCATGTTTGAACGAGCAATTGGTTTCGCTCCCTATGAGAGTTATTGGCGAAATCTAAGAAGAATTGCTGCGAATCTCATGTTTTCTCCTCGGAGAATTTCAAGTTTTGAGGGTCTTCGACAACTTATAGCCGATAATATGATAGAAGGAGTTGTCAAGGAGATGAATGAGATTGGTTTTGTTGAGGTTAGAGGGATATTAAGAAAAGGGTCTTTGAGTAATATTATGGAAAGTGTGTTTGGGAGTACTTTAGGGTTAGAAGGTGAAAAACTAGGGTTAATGGTGAAGGAAGGATATGAATTGATTGGAGAGTTTAATTGGTCTGATTATTTTCCTTTAAGGTTTTTAGACTTTTGGGGTACTAAGAGAAGATGTCATAAATTGGCAGCTCAAGTGAATGAACTGGTTGGCGAAATagtgaaagaaagaagaagagagggaGAATTAAACATGAAAAACGACTTCCTTAGTTTGTTGCTATCCTTGGCAAAAGAAGATCAACTTACTGATGCAGACATGGTGGCTGTTCTGTGG GAAATGGTGTTTAGAGGAACAGATACAGTTGCCATCCTTCTAGAATGGATCATGGCAAGAATGGTTTTACACCAAGATGTTCAAGCAAAAGCACAGAAAGAGATTGACACGTGCGTTGGTCATAACAAGCACGTGCGTGACTCAGACATACAAAACCTTCCTTATTTGCAGGCCATTGTGAAGGAAGTTCTTCGATTACACCCACCAGGCCCACTTCTCTCTTGGGCCCGTTTAACTATCCATGATACTTATGTAGACAAGTGCTTCATTCCTGCAGGGACAACTGCAATGGTTAATATGTGGGCTATTACACATGACTCAACAATTTGGGAAGATCCATGGGCTTTTAAGCCCGAAAGGCTTTGTGATAAAGAAGAAGACATCTCAATTATGGGCTCGGATCTTAGACTTGCTCCATTCGGGTCTGGACGTCGGGTTTGCCCCGGAAGGGTATTAGGGTTGGCCACAGTGCACCTCTGGCTAGCACGACTTCTCCAACAGTTCAAATGGCTCCCAAGCAAACCTGTTGATCTTGCTGAATGTTTGAAGCTTTCCCTTGAGATGGAGAAACCTCTAGCTTGTCGTGCATTTAGTCGATATGACACCTAA
- the LOC107804268 gene encoding REF/SRPP-like protein At1g67360: MATNKVEMEKSEGNLKHLGFVRVLAINTAVLVSNLYEYAKQNSGPLRSTVGTVENAVTTVVRPVYERLKGVPDEVLVFLDQKVDDGAAKFDEHAPPLAKKVVSKAQSVFQKASEVAQNLFKEVQVAGPRAAINHAGALSKQLATSQVAVLWYHINHCAPLHGIAQMAAPTAAHWSEKYNQLVADLKKKGYIVVNYIPLIPVEEISKAYKQVESAADEKDDAPNSSSSKSE; encoded by the exons ATGGCTACCAACAAG GTTGAGATGGAGAAAAGTGAGGGAAATTTGAAACATCTAGGGTTTGTAAGGGTGTTGGCTATAAACACTGCGGTTTTGGTGTCAAATCTGTATGAATACGCGAAGCAGAACTCGGGGCCTCTGAGATCGACTGTGGGTACTGTAGAGAACGCGGTAACTACCGTGGTAAGGCCTGTTTACGAGAGGCTTAAAGGTGTTCCTGATGAAGTCCTTGTTTTCCTAGACCAGAAG GTGGACGATGGAGCAGCAAAATTTGATGAGCATGCTCCTCCCTTGGCCAAGAAGGTTGTCAGCAAAGCCCAGTCCGTGTTTCAGAAGGCATCAGAAGTAGCACAAAACTTGTTCAAGGAAGTCCAAGTTGCTGGTCCTCGCGCAGCTATCAATCACGCTGGTGCATTGTCCAAGCAATTGGCTACTAGTCAAGTGGCAGTACTCTGGTATCATATAAATCATTGTGCACCGTTGCATGGAATCGCACAGATGGCTGCTCCTACTGCTGCTCACTGGTCGGAGAAGTATAATCAACTAGTTGCTGACTTGAAGAAGAAAGGTTATATTGTTGTCAACTACATTCCTTTGATACCAGTTGAAGAAATCTCAAAGGCATATAAACAGGTTGAGTCTGCTGCGGATGAGAAAGACGATGCTCCTAATTCCAGTTCAAGTAAATCCGAATGA